A section of the Rhodobacter sp. genome encodes:
- a CDS encoding SDR family oxidoreductase has protein sequence MKAARVFDVGGRVALITGAAQGLGRAMAAALADNGAVLWLLDQDDAALDRTARSLRAGGAAVTARACDVGDARAVAAAVAALLDQHGRLDICIANAGISDPDRAPVHETSAAGWQRVLDVNLTGVFNTCKAALGPMRAQRRGKIVTVASMWGLIAPAGLQPRPAYAATKAGVVNLTREIALQYAAEGIQANALCPGFFRTETRPRDAAQAAAMAGYTPMGRIADPAEIAGATLFLCSSASDFVTGSTVVIDGGVTAG, from the coding sequence ATGAAGGCCGCGCGGGTCTTCGACGTCGGCGGCCGGGTCGCGCTGATTACCGGCGCGGCGCAGGGGCTGGGCCGGGCCATGGCCGCGGCGCTGGCGGATAACGGTGCGGTGCTGTGGCTTCTCGACCAGGACGACGCGGCGCTGGACCGGACGGCCCGGTCGCTGCGCGCGGGCGGCGCGGCGGTGACGGCGCGGGCTTGCGACGTGGGTGACGCGCGGGCGGTCGCGGCGGCGGTGGCGGCGCTGCTGGACCAGCACGGCCGGCTGGACATCTGCATCGCCAATGCCGGCATCAGCGATCCCGACCGTGCGCCGGTGCATGAAACCAGCGCCGCCGGCTGGCAGCGTGTTCTCGACGTGAACCTGACGGGGGTGTTCAACACCTGTAAGGCGGCCCTGGGACCGATGCGCGCGCAGCGCCGCGGCAAGATCGTCACCGTCGCGTCGATGTGGGGGCTGATCGCCCCGGCCGGCCTGCAACCGCGCCCGGCCTATGCCGCGACCAAGGCCGGGGTGGTCAACCTGACGCGCGAGATCGCGCTGCAATACGCCGCCGAGGGTATCCAGGCCAATGCCCTGTGCCCCGGCTTCTTTCGCACCGAGACCCGGCCACGCGATGCGGCGCAGGCGGCGGCGATGGCGGGCTATACGCCGATGGGACGCATCGCCGATCCGGCCGAGATCGCCGGCGCCACGCTGTTCCTGTGCTCGTCGGCGTCGGATTTCGTCACCGGCAGCACGGTGGTGATCGACGGCGGCGTCACGGCGGGGTGA
- a CDS encoding aldehyde dehydrogenase family protein: MQMFIDGQPVPAQSGRVMDVTDPTTGAVFDTVPLGEAADADAAIRSAARAFETWKRVPMAERVRIQKACAQAMRDHAARIGAVLNRELGRPLDGCIGEIARSADLLDIYAEEGLRLQATMALGAAPGERTLVTRDPVGVVVAITPFNYPVTLLMFKLGAALIAGCPVVAKPSEDTPLSTILLAALFHDTGLPAGLFNVVTGGRALGEALVAHPVPRKIAFTGSVPAGKAIAAAAAGTMKRLTLELGGHSAAIVCADADLDKAAAAIVRHGFANSGQFCYRVNRLYVERPVYAALLERLAARASALTLAPAGAHAGAPGDLGPLVNARIFATSEQQVADARSKGARIVTGGDRATGPGFDGGYFLPPTLIADATPDMAVMQDETFGPVIGIAPVDSPAEALRLANDSRFGLAGFVFTRDLAKGLALCEAFEAGSVWLNDIQRSSHHVPFGGMKESGLGREKGRYGVESYLEYKTLYLSWESPL; the protein is encoded by the coding sequence ATGCAGATGTTCATCGACGGGCAGCCGGTGCCGGCGCAGTCGGGCCGGGTCATGGACGTGACGGACCCGACAACCGGCGCGGTCTTCGACACCGTTCCGCTGGGCGAGGCTGCCGACGCCGATGCCGCGATCCGGTCCGCCGCCCGCGCCTTTGAAACCTGGAAACGCGTGCCGATGGCCGAACGGGTGCGTATCCAGAAGGCCTGCGCCCAGGCCATGCGCGACCACGCGGCCCGGATCGGCGCGGTGCTGAACCGCGAACTGGGTCGGCCGCTCGACGGCTGCATCGGCGAGATCGCGCGCTCGGCCGATCTGCTGGACATCTACGCCGAAGAGGGGCTGCGCCTGCAGGCGACGATGGCGCTGGGCGCGGCGCCTGGCGAACGCACGCTGGTGACGCGCGATCCGGTCGGCGTGGTGGTGGCGATCACGCCCTTCAACTATCCGGTCACGCTGTTGATGTTCAAGCTGGGCGCGGCGCTGATCGCGGGTTGCCCGGTGGTTGCCAAACCTTCCGAGGATACACCGCTTTCGACGATCCTGCTGGCCGCGCTGTTCCATGACACGGGCCTGCCGGCGGGGCTGTTCAACGTGGTCACTGGCGGGCGCGCCCTGGGCGAGGCGCTGGTCGCGCATCCGGTGCCGCGCAAGATCGCCTTTACCGGGTCGGTCCCGGCGGGCAAGGCCATTGCCGCCGCCGCCGCCGGCACGATGAAACGCCTGACGCTTGAGCTGGGCGGACATTCCGCCGCCATCGTCTGCGCCGACGCCGATCTGGACAAGGCCGCCGCCGCCATCGTCCGCCACGGTTTCGCCAACTCTGGCCAGTTCTGCTACCGGGTGAACCGCCTCTATGTCGAACGGCCGGTCTATGCCGCGCTGCTCGAACGACTGGCCGCAAGGGCCTCGGCGCTGACACTGGCGCCGGCGGGGGCCCATGCGGGGGCGCCCGGCGATCTGGGGCCGCTGGTCAACGCGCGCATCTTCGCCACCTCTGAGCAGCAGGTGGCCGACGCCCGCTCCAAGGGGGCGCGCATCGTGACGGGCGGAGACCGCGCGACGGGACCCGGCTTTGACGGCGGGTATTTCCTGCCCCCCACCCTGATCGCCGACGCCACGCCCGACATGGCGGTCATGCAGGACGAAACCTTTGGCCCGGTGATCGGCATCGCCCCGGTGGACAGCCCCGCCGAGGCCTTGCGCCTGGCCAATGACAGCCGCTTTGGCCTGGCCGGTTTCGTCTTTACCCGCGATCTGGCCAAGGGGCTTGCGCTGTGCGAAGCCTTCGAAGCCGGCTCTGTCTGGCTGAACGACATCCAGCGGTCCAGCCACCATGTCCCGTTCGGCGGCATGAAGGAAAGCGGACTGGGCCGCGAGAAAGGACGCTATGGCGTGGAAAGCTATCTGGAATACAAGACCCTCTATCTGAGCTGGGAGTCCCCGCTGTGA
- a CDS encoding SDR family oxidoreductase, whose product MADIALSGKRVIVTGAGGGLGRAFAAAFADAGARVIAADIDLARAEETAAMIGDAVLGAEVDVTRAESCRALVARTEAAFGGLDVLVNNAALYGGLQRAPFEEIDEAVWDRVMAVNVKGVWQMTRAASAALRASGAGSVVNVASATVFSGSPLWMHYVASKGALIAMSRTMAREMGGDGVRVNVLAPGFTLTEASLGLIEDARRYGVDRAALKRNAEVQDITGGALYLASSLAGFVTGQTLVIDGGKQFI is encoded by the coding sequence GTGGCTGACATCGCGTTGAGCGGAAAGCGGGTGATCGTGACCGGCGCGGGCGGCGGGCTGGGGCGGGCCTTTGCCGCGGCCTTTGCCGACGCCGGCGCACGGGTGATCGCCGCCGACATCGACCTTGCCAGGGCCGAGGAAACCGCGGCGATGATCGGCGACGCGGTGCTCGGTGCCGAGGTGGACGTGACGCGGGCCGAATCGTGCCGCGCGCTGGTCGCCCGGACCGAAGCCGCCTTTGGCGGGCTCGACGTGCTGGTGAACAACGCGGCGCTCTACGGCGGCCTGCAACGCGCCCCTTTCGAAGAGATCGATGAAGCCGTCTGGGACCGGGTGATGGCGGTCAACGTCAAGGGCGTCTGGCAAATGACCCGCGCGGCCTCGGCGGCCCTGCGCGCCTCGGGCGCGGGATCGGTTGTCAACGTCGCCTCGGCCACGGTGTTCTCGGGCTCGCCCCTGTGGATGCATTACGTCGCCTCGAAGGGTGCGCTCATCGCCATGAGCCGGACCATGGCGCGCGAGATGGGCGGCGACGGGGTGCGCGTCAACGTCCTGGCGCCGGGCTTTACCCTGACCGAGGCCAGCCTCGGGCTGATCGAGGACGCGCGCCGCTACGGCGTCGATCGCGCCGCGCTCAAGCGCAACGCCGAGGTTCAGGACATCACCGGCGGCGCGCTCTATCTCGCCTCGTCGTTGGCCGGTTTCGTCACCGGCCAGACGCTGGTGATCGACGGTGGCAAGCAATTCATCTGA
- a CDS encoding acetoacetate--CoA ligase — protein sequence MVTEGDILWTASAARREAAPVTRFLRFLAARGLGFDDYPALHAWSVRDPAAFWLALRDFFGVEMEGTLDQVMTDAPMPRTRWFTGTALNYAEQVLRHEGTGDPARPMLHHCSETRALASMSWAEVGGAVRKLATRLRAMGVGKGDRVVAYMPNIPETVIAMLASAAIGATWATAAPEFGPQTVIDRFSQIEPKLVFAVNGYRYGGKDFDRTADLTRILAELPTAERLVLLDYLPAAAGRPAFPGETLDWASLFTGPEVARADFRYTRVASDHPLWTLFSSGTTGLPKPIVHGHHGIVLEHLKNGAMGLDLDAGDTYFCYSTTGWMVWNTLMTGPLLNGAVTLYDGHPTWPDAGALWRIIEATRVSHFGVSPTFMTMVRQQGIVPGRDYDLSALRSMFLTGSPATPEILAWVHAAVKQDLFATSQSGGTEVCSGILAGSVLLPVRAGEIQYPALACDACAFDEDGRPVVGTVGELVIRKPMPSMPLFFWGDRDFVRYTDSYFATYPGVWHHGDRVRFNDHGGSVVLGRSDATLNRYGVRIGSAEIYRTMESIAGVADSLIVCIEDGQGGYYMPLFVQMQPGGVLDDAQRAEIVRRLRSERSPRHVPDEIVAVPEIPTTLTGKKMEVPVRKLLLGQPAARVASRDAMKNPEALDWFAAFAARRG from the coding sequence ATGGTGACCGAGGGCGACATCCTGTGGACCGCCTCGGCGGCGCGGCGCGAGGCGGCGCCGGTGACGCGCTTCCTGCGCTTTCTGGCCGCGCGGGGCCTGGGCTTTGACGATTACCCGGCGCTGCATGCCTGGTCGGTGCGCGATCCCGCCGCCTTCTGGTTGGCGCTGCGCGACTTTTTCGGGGTCGAGATGGAGGGCACGCTCGATCAGGTGATGACCGACGCGCCCATGCCCCGCACGCGCTGGTTCACCGGCACGGCGCTGAACTATGCCGAACAGGTGCTGCGCCACGAGGGCACGGGCGATCCCGCGCGGCCGATGCTGCACCATTGTTCCGAAACCCGGGCGCTGGCCTCGATGTCCTGGGCCGAGGTCGGCGGCGCGGTGCGCAAGCTGGCGACGCGCCTCAGGGCAATGGGGGTGGGCAAGGGGGACCGCGTCGTCGCCTACATGCCCAACATCCCCGAAACGGTGATTGCCATGTTGGCCAGTGCGGCGATCGGGGCGACCTGGGCCACCGCCGCGCCGGAATTCGGTCCGCAGACGGTGATCGACCGGTTCAGCCAGATCGAACCCAAGCTGGTTTTTGCCGTGAACGGCTATCGCTATGGCGGCAAGGATTTCGACCGCACCGCCGATCTGACGCGCATCCTGGCCGAACTTCCAACCGCCGAGCGGCTGGTTTTGCTGGACTATTTGCCCGCCGCCGCCGGCCGCCCCGCGTTTCCTGGCGAGACGCTGGACTGGGCGTCGCTGTTCACCGGCCCCGAGGTCGCGCGCGCCGACTTTCGCTACACGCGCGTGGCCTCGGATCATCCGCTGTGGACGCTGTTTTCCTCGGGCACCACGGGTTTGCCGAAACCCATCGTGCACGGCCACCACGGCATCGTGCTGGAGCACCTGAAGAACGGCGCGATGGGTTTGGACCTGGACGCCGGCGACACCTATTTCTGTTACTCGACCACCGGCTGGATGGTCTGGAACACGCTGATGACCGGCCCCTTGCTGAACGGCGCGGTCACGCTCTATGACGGCCATCCGACCTGGCCCGACGCCGGGGCGCTGTGGCGCATCATCGAGGCCACGCGCGTCAGCCATTTCGGCGTTTCGCCGACCTTCATGACCATGGTGCGCCAACAGGGCATCGTGCCCGGTCGCGACTATGACCTGAGCGCGCTACGCAGCATGTTCCTGACCGGATCGCCCGCAACCCCCGAGATCCTGGCCTGGGTGCACGCGGCGGTGAAGCAGGATCTCTTTGCCACCTCGCAATCGGGCGGAACCGAGGTCTGCTCGGGTATCCTGGCGGGGTCCGTGTTGCTGCCGGTCCGCGCGGGCGAGATCCAGTATCCCGCCCTGGCCTGCGATGCCTGCGCCTTTGACGAGGACGGCCGGCCAGTGGTGGGGACGGTGGGCGAACTGGTGATCCGCAAGCCGATGCCCTCGATGCCGCTGTTCTTCTGGGGCGACCGGGATTTCGTGCGCTACACCGACAGCTATTTCGCGACCTATCCGGGCGTTTGGCACCACGGCGACCGGGTGCGCTTCAACGACCATGGCGGCAGCGTCGTCCTGGGCCGTTCGGATGCCACGCTGAACCGCTACGGCGTGCGCATCGGCTCGGCCGAGATCTACCGCACGATGGAGTCGATCGCCGGCGTCGCCGACAGCCTGATCGTCTGTATCGAGGACGGGCAGGGGGGCTATTACATGCCGCTCTTCGTCCAGATGCAGCCGGGCGGCGTGCTGGACGACGCGCAGCGCGCCGAGATCGTGCGCCGCCTTCGGAGCGAACGCAGTCCCCGCCATGTGCCCGACGAGATCGTCGCGGTGCCCGAGATTCCGACGACGCTGACCGGCAAGAAGATGGAGGTCCCGGTGCGCAAGCTTCTGTTGGGGCAGCCCGCCGCGCGGGTGGCCAGCCGCGACGCGATGAAGAACCCCGAGGCGCTGGACTGGTTCGCAGCCTTCGCCGCGCGACGCGGATGA
- a CDS encoding 2Fe-2S iron-sulfur cluster binding domain-containing protein codes for MVKVIFIQADGTRRTIDATPGEPLMYAAKDAQIAGIIAECGGSAMCATCHCYLIEAPNGPLPDPLIDEADTIEFNAHAPRDSSRLTCQITVTEALEGAVFAVATGR; via the coding sequence ATGGTCAAGGTCATCTTCATCCAGGCCGATGGCACGCGGCGCACCATCGACGCCACCCCGGGCGAGCCGTTGATGTATGCCGCCAAGGACGCGCAAATCGCCGGGATCATCGCGGAATGCGGCGGCTCGGCCATGTGCGCGACCTGCCATTGCTACCTGATCGAGGCCCCGAACGGCCCGCTGCCCGACCCGCTGATCGACGAGGCCGACACGATCGAATTCAACGCCCACGCGCCGCGCGACTCGAGCCGCCTGACCTGTCAGATCACCGTCACCGAAGCCCTTGAGGGCGCGGTCTTCGCGGTCGCCACCGGGCGCTGA
- a CDS encoding HD domain-containing protein — protein MNPDDIILPRDLPLWHDARPYLDVRNNDEHTIVAYGLARSLLAQIPEADERIVLPAILLHDVGWKRIPEDLLLLAIGRYPSRKDLVHEHERHSVEIARTILETHRPDGVDIDAVLAIIDGHDTTREARSIHDAVLKDADKGWRTTPHGMRTIAGWYDVPVSEVLLMLRERSNPMMLTAPGRALAEANTAAVAAEQAILHYLGHGPEFPTFTATEGAGQWLTSR, from the coding sequence GTGAACCCGGACGACATCATCCTGCCGCGTGACTTGCCGCTGTGGCACGACGCGCGCCCCTATCTCGACGTGCGCAACAACGACGAGCACACGATCGTCGCCTATGGCCTGGCGCGCAGCCTGCTGGCGCAGATCCCCGAGGCCGACGAACGCATCGTCCTGCCGGCGATCTTGCTGCATGACGTGGGCTGGAAACGCATCCCCGAGGACCTGCTGCTGCTGGCGATCGGCCGGTATCCTTCGCGCAAGGACCTGGTGCACGAGCACGAGCGCCACTCGGTCGAGATCGCGCGCACGATCCTGGAAACCCATCGCCCGGATGGCGTGGACATCGACGCTGTGCTGGCGATCATCGATGGCCACGACACCACCCGCGAGGCGCGCAGCATCCATGACGCAGTGCTCAAGGACGCCGACAAGGGCTGGCGCACCACGCCGCACGGGATGCGGACCATCGCCGGCTGGTATGACGTCCCGGTGTCCGAGGTTCTGCTGATGCTGCGCGAACGCTCGAATCCGATGATGCTGACCGCACCGGGCCGCGCCCTGGCCGAGGCCAACACCGCCGCCGTTGCCGCCGAACAGGCGATCCTGCACTACCTGGGCCACGGGCCGGAATTCCCCACATTCACAGCGACCGAAGGAGCGGGCCAGTGGCTGACATCGCGTTGA
- a CDS encoding HAD hydrolase-like protein, giving the protein MHPHTIKAVVFDIDGTLAMMDKDSGTYTALPGAVAALAACKAQGLPVVAYTNGTFFPPAHYYPLLADAGLVLAPGHILTPAAVAARALAAMGYTRIMVMGAEGTTRPVQEAGIEVVAPGRNAPQVDAVLLGWCKDFNAEQVESVVQAVWDGARPFAGSVAPYFAGAGGKRLLGISGAIAAALTNATGVPVTVFGKPEPAGLEIVGALTGAQPHEMVIVGDDPRLEIRMGRRAGALCVGVTTGVVDAAGFQAVPEAERAQIVLPSLDGFADLPFLSGAA; this is encoded by the coding sequence ATGCATCCGCATACGATCAAGGCCGTGGTCTTCGACATCGACGGCACGCTGGCGATGATGGACAAGGACAGCGGCACCTACACCGCGCTGCCCGGCGCGGTCGCCGCGCTGGCGGCGTGCAAGGCGCAGGGGCTTCCCGTGGTCGCCTATACCAACGGCACCTTCTTTCCGCCGGCGCATTACTACCCGCTGCTGGCGGATGCGGGCCTGGTGCTGGCGCCGGGCCACATCCTGACCCCGGCCGCGGTCGCGGCGCGGGCGTTGGCGGCGATGGGCTACACGCGGATCATGGTGATGGGCGCCGAGGGCACCACCCGGCCCGTGCAAGAGGCCGGGATCGAGGTCGTCGCCCCGGGCCGGAACGCGCCGCAGGTGGACGCGGTGCTGCTGGGCTGGTGCAAGGATTTCAACGCCGAGCAGGTCGAATCGGTGGTGCAGGCGGTCTGGGACGGGGCCCGGCCCTTTGCCGGATCGGTCGCGCCCTATTTCGCGGGTGCGGGCGGCAAGCGGCTGCTGGGCATCTCGGGGGCCATCGCGGCGGCGCTGACCAATGCGACCGGGGTGCCGGTCACCGTGTTTGGCAAGCCCGAGCCCGCGGGCCTCGAAATCGTCGGCGCGCTCACCGGCGCACAGCCGCATGAAATGGTGATCGTGGGCGACGACCCGCGACTGGAGATCCGCATGGGCCGGCGCGCCGGCGCCCTGTGCGTCGGCGTGACCACCGGCGTGGTGGACGCGGCCGGGTTCCAGGCCGTGCCCGAGGCCGAGCGCGCGCAGATCGTGTTGCCCTCGCTCGACGGGTTCGCGGACCTGCCCTTTCTGTCGGGGGCGGCGTGA
- a CDS encoding biotin carboxyl carrier protein produces the protein MTIDLVDTTVRDGNQSNWGATGLDTGMMLQIAPVMERVGFHAIDFLASTHMGVAVRFKKEDPWERLRLMRAACPTTPLQFLTTGMRFISWEVASDELMEFAFRLLVNNGIDRFAIMDPMNNVPAMLNMASLTRRAGGSRIVAALTFTLSPLHDDAHFAEAARALTATGRFDRLYLKDPGGLVTPERAKTLIPALKAVMGAVPLEFHSHTTIGLAPFSYLEAAPLGAATLHTSARGAANGTGQPWAGAVVSNLRDMGLSVDVDDAALAQMDAYFAALVQAEGLVDGQPGEFDRAYFRHQMPGGMMGTMKRQLAEIRRLDLLPRVLDEVEQVRAELGYPIMVTPFSQVVGTMALMNVMQGERYKTIPDEVTRYVLGRFGQPAMPMAPDVEARIRGSKRARELEDEPHMASLDALRARIGSGCSDEEFLLRAVMPADQVDAMVAAGPARRGYDPTTRPVMHLMKALTARKGLASIKIEKPGLKLELNGGK, from the coding sequence ATGACCATCGATCTTGTTGATACGACCGTGCGCGACGGCAACCAGTCGAACTGGGGCGCGACCGGGCTCGATACCGGGATGATGCTGCAAATCGCCCCGGTGATGGAGCGCGTGGGCTTTCATGCCATCGACTTCCTGGCCTCGACCCACATGGGGGTCGCGGTGCGCTTCAAGAAAGAGGACCCCTGGGAACGCCTGCGCCTGATGCGCGCGGCCTGTCCGACGACGCCGCTGCAATTCCTGACCACGGGAATGCGATTCATCTCGTGGGAAGTGGCGTCCGACGAACTGATGGAATTCGCCTTTCGCCTGCTGGTGAACAACGGCATCGACCGCTTCGCCATCATGGACCCGATGAACAATGTCCCGGCGATGCTGAACATGGCGTCCCTGACCCGGCGCGCGGGCGGCAGCCGGATCGTCGCCGCGCTGACCTTCACGCTGTCGCCCCTGCACGACGACGCCCATTTCGCCGAGGCCGCGCGCGCGCTGACCGCGACGGGCCGGTTCGACCGGCTCTATCTGAAAGACCCCGGCGGGCTGGTCACGCCCGAGCGCGCGAAAACGCTGATCCCGGCGCTGAAGGCGGTGATGGGGGCGGTGCCGCTGGAATTCCACTCGCACACCACGATCGGGCTGGCGCCCTTCAGCTATCTCGAGGCCGCGCCGCTGGGCGCCGCGACGCTGCACACCTCGGCTAGGGGCGCGGCGAACGGCACCGGCCAGCCCTGGGCCGGGGCGGTGGTGTCGAACCTGCGTGACATGGGCCTGTCCGTCGATGTCGATGACGCGGCGCTGGCGCAGATGGACGCCTATTTTGCCGCGCTGGTTCAGGCCGAGGGGCTGGTGGACGGCCAGCCCGGGGAATTCGACCGCGCCTATTTCCGCCACCAGATGCCCGGCGGCATGATGGGCACGATGAAGCGCCAGTTGGCCGAGATCCGGCGCCTCGATCTGCTGCCCCGGGTGCTGGACGAGGTCGAGCAGGTGCGCGCCGAACTGGGCTATCCGATCATGGTGACGCCGTTCAGCCAGGTGGTCGGCACGATGGCCCTGATGAACGTCATGCAGGGCGAACGCTACAAGACGATCCCCGACGAGGTGACGCGGTATGTGCTGGGCCGCTTCGGTCAGCCCGCGATGCCGATGGCCCCGGATGTCGAAGCGCGCATCAGGGGGTCGAAACGCGCGCGCGAACTCGAGGACGAGCCGCACATGGCCTCGCTCGACGCCTTGCGGGCGCGGATCGGTTCCGGGTGCAGCGACGAGGAATTCCTCTTGCGCGCGGTGATGCCGGCGGATCAGGTGGACGCGATGGTCGCCGCCGGTCCCGCCCGGCGCGGCTACGATCCGACAACGCGCCCCGTGATGCATCTGATGAAGGCGCTGACGGCGCGCAAGGGCCTCGCCTCGATCAAGATCGAGAAGCCCGGGCTGAAACTGGAATTGAACGGGGGCAAGTGA
- a CDS encoding HD domain-containing protein codes for MSDCLSRYDPVWRAAEPYMRARKNDVHIPLSFAWCVRLLEHFPQADRDVCLLAILLHDIGWWAIDMEDIIEQGFRSANILQSDVRYRHEAEGVRLGTEVLRRTGWSEEVIAQVCAIIDGHDTRPEPRDLNDRIVRDSDKLWRYEVTGTAVGCDWFGETPVQNCARNEAILPKFETEPGRAMATAELAKTRALLMAHVL; via the coding sequence ATGTCTGATTGCCTTTCGCGCTACGATCCCGTCTGGCGCGCCGCCGAACCCTACATGCGCGCGCGCAAGAACGACGTGCATATCCCGCTGTCCTTTGCCTGGTGCGTCCGCCTGCTCGAGCATTTTCCGCAAGCCGACCGCGATGTCTGTCTGCTGGCGATCTTGCTGCATGACATCGGCTGGTGGGCGATCGACATGGAGGACATCATCGAACAGGGCTTCCGCTCGGCCAACATCCTGCAATCCGACGTCCGCTACCGGCACGAGGCCGAAGGCGTGCGCCTGGGCACCGAGGTCCTGCGCCGCACCGGCTGGTCCGAGGAGGTGATCGCCCAGGTCTGCGCGATCATCGACGGCCACGACACCCGCCCCGAGCCGCGCGACCTGAACGACCGCATCGTGCGCGACAGTGACAAGCTCTGGCGCTACGAGGTGACGGGCACCGCCGTGGGCTGCGACTGGTTCGGCGAAACGCCGGTCCAGAACTGCGCCCGCAACGAGGCGATCTTGCCCAAATTCGAAACCGAACCCGGCCGCGCCATGGCGACCGCCGAGCTTGCCAAGACCCGCGCCCTGCTGATGGCGCATGTTCTGTAG
- a CDS encoding ATP-grasp domain-containing protein, protein MARIRRIFIANRGEIAVRIIRTARALGIETVLGVSRADRESLGAALATRTVVLGPAPSRDSYLRVGTVIEAARGTGCDAVHPGYGFLSENRDLALACAKAGLVFIGPTPDNLGAVGDKLTARAHALAARVPVVPGGTVETLADARALAENVGFPLLIKAVAGGGGKGMKRVDSADALAAQLDLAMAEAEAAFGDARVYLERFVTVGRHVEVQILSDGETVLHAGERDCSVQRRYQKVVEEAPAPHLTESLRRDLLDAAVRFARHIGYRSLGTVEFLVDVRREAFYFLEMNARVQVEHPVTEAITGLDLIATQIAIAEGTPLALTQADIRLTGHAIECRLNAEDPARDFQPSPGRITQAWFPSLPGLRVDTNMQPGATIPPFYDSLVAKLIAWGATRQQAIDRMVQALDVCVLEGVRTNAGLHRAILSDPAFRAGGVDTGFLGGLLQHHEGQK, encoded by the coding sequence ATGGCGCGAATCCGGCGCATCTTCATCGCCAATCGCGGCGAAATCGCCGTGCGCATCATCCGCACGGCGCGCGCGCTGGGGATCGAAACCGTGCTGGGCGTGTCCCGCGCCGACCGCGAGTCGCTGGGCGCCGCGCTGGCCACGCGCACGGTGGTGCTGGGCCCCGCGCCGTCGCGCGACAGTTACCTGCGCGTCGGCACCGTGATCGAGGCCGCCCGGGGCACCGGCTGCGACGCGGTCCATCCCGGCTATGGCTTCCTGTCGGAAAACCGTGACCTTGCGCTGGCCTGCGCAAAGGCGGGGCTGGTCTTCATCGGGCCGACGCCCGACAACCTCGGGGCGGTGGGCGACAAGCTGACGGCCCGGGCGCACGCCCTTGCGGCCCGGGTTCCCGTGGTGCCGGGCGGCACCGTCGAAACGCTGGCGGACGCGCGCGCGCTTGCCGAAAACGTCGGCTTTCCGCTGCTCATCAAGGCCGTCGCGGGCGGTGGCGGCAAGGGGATGAAACGCGTCGACTCCGCCGATGCGCTGGCCGCGCAACTGGACCTCGCCATGGCCGAGGCCGAGGCCGCCTTTGGCGATGCCCGGGTCTATCTGGAACGCTTCGTCACCGTCGGCCGCCATGTCGAGGTGCAGATCCTGTCCGATGGCGAAACGGTGCTGCACGCGGGCGAACGCGACTGTTCCGTCCAGCGCCGCTATCAGAAGGTGGTCGAGGAAGCGCCCGCGCCGCATCTGACCGAGTCGCTGCGCCGGGATCTTCTGGACGCCGCCGTCCGCTTTGCGCGGCACATCGGCTATCGGTCCCTGGGAACGGTGGAGTTCCTGGTCGATGTCCGGCGCGAGGCGTTCTATTTCCTGGAAATGAACGCGCGCGTGCAGGTCGAACACCCGGTGACCGAGGCGATCACCGGGCTCGACCTGATCGCCACGCAGATCGCCATCGCCGAGGGCACGCCGCTGGCACTGACCCAGGCCGACATCCGCCTGACCGGGCACGCCATCGAATGCCGCCTGAACGCCGAGGACCCGGCCCGCGATTTCCAGCCCTCGCCGGGACGGATCACGCAGGCCTGGTTCCCCTCGCTGCCGGGGCTGCGGGTCGATACCAATATGCAACCCGGCGCGACGATCCCGCCGTTTTATGATTCCCTGGTGGCCAAGCTCATCGCCTGGGGCGCGACGCGCCAGCAGGCCATCGACCGGATGGTGCAGGCGCTGGACGTCTGCGTGCTCGAAGGGGTGCGCACCAATGCCGGCCTGCACCGCGCCATCCTGTCCGATCCCGCGTTCCGCGCCGGCGGCGTGGACACCGGCTTTCTGGGCGGGCTGCTGCAACATCATGAGGGGCAGAAATGA